The following coding sequences lie in one Bifidobacterium sp. ESL0690 genomic window:
- the clpB gene encoding ATP-dependent chaperone ClpB, with product MEQQFTTMAQEAIGDAIQSASAAGNPQVDTLHLMDALLRQENSVVTGLISAAGGDPKAIGATVRNALVALPSASGSSTSQPQASRQLTAALAQAEKEMQKMGDEYVSTEHLLIGIIDAAPNESATILKNNGVTAEALRKAVPSVRGGAKVTSPDAEGSYKALEKYSTDLTAQAKEGKLDPVIGRDQEIRRVIQILSRRTKNNPVLIGEPGVGKTAVVEGLAERIVAGDVPTTLQNKKLISLDLGSMVAGSKYRGEFEERLKSVLNEIKSANGEIITFIDEIHTIVGAGAAEGSMDAGNMLKPMLARGELRLIGATTLDEYRENIEKDPALERRFQQVFVGEPSVEDTIAILRGLKQRYEAHHKVTIGDDALVAAATLSNRYITGRQLPDKAIDLVDEAAAHLRMELDSQPEEIDELQRRETRLEMEEMQLKKAEDPASKDRLKKLQSDLADTREKLSGLKARWDQEKAGHNKVGDLRAQLDAKKVQADKYTREGDLEKASKILYGEVPAIQKQLDLAEQAADEENANGQETEPMVPDHVDADSVAGIVSEWTGIPVGRLMEGENEKLLHMEDFLGKRVIGQKEAIQAVSDAVRRSRAGISDPNRPTGSFLFLGPTGVGKTELAKALADFLFDDEKAMVRIDMSEYMEKGSVTRLIGAAPGYVGYEEGGQLTEAVRRRPYSVVLFDEVEKANPEIFDILLQVLDDGRLTDGQGRTVDFKNTILIMTSNLGSQFLVQPDLDAEAKKKAVMDAVHAHFKPEFLNRLDELVIFHPLTREELGEIVDIQVKQVASRLTDRRITLDVTKAAKEWLANAGYDPAYGARPLRRLVQTEVGDQMAKMLLSGKVHDGDTVLVDQTGGDHLELSTMPEDPLNEDHEDK from the coding sequence ATGGAACAACAATTTACGACCATGGCTCAGGAAGCCATCGGTGACGCGATTCAAAGCGCGTCGGCTGCGGGCAATCCGCAGGTTGACACTCTGCATCTGATGGATGCGCTGCTGCGTCAGGAAAACAGCGTGGTCACAGGGCTGATCAGCGCCGCGGGCGGGGACCCGAAGGCGATTGGTGCCACCGTGCGCAACGCGTTGGTCGCGCTGCCGAGCGCGAGCGGTTCTTCGACCTCGCAGCCGCAGGCGAGCCGCCAGTTGACGGCCGCATTGGCTCAGGCCGAGAAGGAAATGCAGAAGATGGGCGACGAATACGTCTCCACCGAACATCTGCTCATCGGTATCATTGACGCCGCGCCGAACGAGAGCGCAACGATTCTGAAGAACAACGGCGTGACCGCGGAAGCCTTGCGCAAGGCCGTGCCGAGCGTGCGTGGCGGTGCGAAAGTCACCAGCCCGGACGCCGAAGGCAGCTACAAGGCGCTGGAGAAATACTCCACCGACCTCACGGCGCAGGCGAAGGAAGGCAAGCTCGACCCGGTCATTGGCCGCGATCAGGAGATCCGCCGCGTCATCCAGATTCTTTCCCGCCGTACCAAGAACAACCCTGTTCTGATCGGCGAGCCCGGCGTCGGCAAAACCGCCGTCGTCGAAGGCCTGGCGGAACGTATCGTGGCAGGCGACGTGCCCACGACCTTGCAGAACAAGAAGCTCATCAGCCTTGATTTGGGCTCGATGGTGGCTGGTTCGAAGTACCGTGGCGAATTCGAGGAACGCCTGAAGTCCGTCCTGAACGAAATCAAGAGCGCGAACGGCGAAATCATCACCTTCATCGACGAGATTCATACCATCGTCGGCGCGGGTGCGGCCGAAGGCTCCATGGACGCGGGCAATATGCTGAAGCCCATGCTGGCCCGTGGCGAACTCCGCCTGATTGGCGCGACCACGCTCGACGAATACCGCGAGAACATCGAGAAGGACCCGGCTCTGGAACGTCGTTTCCAGCAGGTCTTCGTCGGCGAGCCGAGCGTTGAAGACACCATCGCGATTCTGCGCGGCCTGAAGCAGCGTTACGAGGCGCACCACAAGGTGACCATCGGCGACGATGCGCTCGTTGCCGCCGCCACGCTTTCCAACCGGTATATCACCGGCCGCCAGCTGCCCGACAAGGCCATCGATTTGGTCGACGAGGCCGCTGCGCACCTGCGTATGGAGTTGGATAGCCAGCCCGAGGAAATCGATGAGCTACAACGTCGCGAAACCCGTCTTGAGATGGAGGAGATGCAGCTGAAGAAGGCTGAGGATCCTGCCAGCAAGGACCGCCTGAAGAAGCTGCAAAGCGACCTGGCGGACACCCGCGAGAAGCTTTCGGGCCTGAAGGCTCGTTGGGACCAGGAAAAGGCCGGCCACAACAAGGTCGGCGACCTGCGCGCCCAGCTCGACGCCAAGAAGGTGCAGGCCGACAAGTACACCCGCGAGGGCGACTTGGAGAAGGCCAGCAAGATTCTGTACGGCGAAGTCCCGGCGATTCAGAAGCAACTGGATCTGGCCGAGCAGGCCGCGGACGAAGAGAATGCGAACGGTCAGGAAACCGAGCCGATGGTTCCCGACCACGTGGACGCCGATTCGGTGGCGGGCATCGTCTCCGAATGGACCGGCATCCCCGTCGGTCGCCTGATGGAAGGCGAAAACGAGAAGCTTCTGCATATGGAAGACTTCTTGGGCAAGCGCGTCATCGGCCAGAAGGAAGCCATTCAGGCGGTTTCAGACGCTGTGCGGCGCTCGCGTGCCGGCATCTCCGACCCGAACCGTCCGACCGGATCGTTCCTCTTCCTGGGCCCGACAGGCGTGGGCAAGACGGAGCTAGCCAAGGCGTTGGCGGACTTCCTCTTCGACGACGAGAAGGCCATGGTGCGTATCGACATGAGCGAGTACATGGAAAAGGGTTCCGTGACCCGCCTGATCGGTGCGGCCCCCGGCTACGTCGGTTACGAAGAGGGCGGTCAGTTGACCGAAGCCGTGCGTCGTCGTCCTTACTCCGTCGTGCTGTTCGACGAGGTTGAGAAGGCGAATCCCGAGATCTTCGACATCCTTCTGCAGGTGCTTGACGACGGTCGATTGACCGATGGCCAGGGCAGGACCGTGGACTTCAAGAACACGATTCTCATCATGACTTCGAACCTCGGTTCGCAGTTCCTGGTGCAGCCTGATCTGGACGCGGAGGCCAAGAAGAAAGCCGTGATGGACGCCGTCCACGCGCACTTCAAGCCGGAATTCCTCAACCGTCTCGACGAGCTGGTCATCTTCCATCCGCTCACCCGCGAGGAATTGGGCGAGATTGTGGACATCCAGGTCAAGCAGGTTGCGTCGCGTCTCACCGACCGCCGCATCACGCTCGACGTCACCAAGGCCGCGAAGGAATGGCTCGCCAACGCCGGTTACGACCCGGCTTACGGCGCCCGTCCGCTGCGTCGCCTGGTGCAGACCGAGGTTGGCGACCAGATGGCGAAGATGTTGCTTTCCGGCAAGGTCCACGACGGTGACACCGTCTTGGTCGACCAGACCGGTGGCGATCACCTCGAGCTGAGCACAATGCCCGAGGATCCGCTGAATGAGGATCACGAGGACAAGTGA
- the rmuC gene encoding DNA recombination protein RmuC has translation MFENPVVAIVLVILAAVLGLVAGFVLGKSKGQETARDAKNSDIEEAQAQNDQLRRQVGELTTQSAQYRTQCDGLNQQLAFVKSQLAQAQQAEQLRVQRQQEQEREAAERKRQEQAKAMAEQSKVLSALAPVQKNLDALQQKVTQIEEGRKQEMGSLGQQLKGLNDQQTRLDKETSSLSAALRNNKVRGAWGEAQLRNIVESAGLLEHVDFDTQVVVTDPEGRVQRPDMVVYLPGGKTIPIDAKAPYSDYQRACEIPDTASEDELKRRDQLLQAHAKALREHVKTLGDKAYWNAFDTTPDFVIAFIPNDALLEAALKVDPTLMDDAFARKVALTSPVTLWAVLKSVAFAWQQQSLTDDAKMLFDLSRELYERFAVLGDKANKLGHSITRTVSAYNAFAASLESRVLVTARKMQKIDSSKVIDPVEMVDSDKTDVHELTAPELNLDSEEKE, from the coding sequence ATGTTCGAAAATCCTGTAGTGGCAATCGTGTTGGTCATCCTCGCAGCGGTGCTGGGGCTGGTGGCCGGCTTCGTGCTGGGCAAATCCAAAGGGCAGGAAACCGCGCGCGACGCCAAAAACTCCGACATTGAAGAAGCGCAGGCCCAGAATGACCAGCTTCGCCGTCAGGTGGGAGAGTTGACCACCCAGTCCGCGCAATACCGTACGCAGTGCGACGGACTCAACCAGCAGCTCGCTTTCGTCAAATCCCAATTGGCACAGGCCCAGCAGGCCGAGCAGTTGCGTGTGCAGAGGCAGCAGGAGCAGGAGCGAGAGGCGGCCGAGCGCAAGCGGCAGGAGCAGGCCAAGGCGATGGCCGAGCAGAGCAAGGTACTTTCGGCGCTTGCTCCCGTGCAGAAGAACCTTGACGCCTTGCAGCAGAAGGTCACTCAGATCGAAGAGGGCCGTAAGCAGGAGATGGGTTCCCTGGGCCAACAGCTCAAGGGGCTGAATGACCAGCAGACCCGTTTGGACAAGGAGACCAGTTCGCTTTCGGCAGCGTTGCGCAACAACAAGGTGCGTGGCGCTTGGGGCGAGGCGCAGTTGCGTAACATCGTGGAGTCGGCAGGGCTTCTGGAACATGTCGATTTCGATACGCAGGTGGTCGTCACCGACCCGGAAGGTCGCGTACAACGGCCGGATATGGTGGTTTATCTGCCAGGTGGCAAGACCATTCCCATCGATGCCAAGGCCCCGTACTCCGATTACCAGCGTGCCTGTGAGATTCCCGATACCGCATCCGAGGACGAACTCAAGCGCCGTGACCAGCTGCTTCAAGCTCATGCCAAAGCGTTGCGTGAGCACGTCAAGACCTTAGGCGATAAGGCCTATTGGAACGCTTTCGATACCACTCCCGATTTCGTTATCGCCTTCATTCCTAATGACGCCTTGCTCGAGGCTGCGCTGAAGGTCGACCCGACATTGATGGATGACGCCTTTGCGCGTAAGGTCGCGTTGACTTCACCGGTCACGTTGTGGGCCGTGTTGAAATCGGTCGCCTTCGCATGGCAGCAGCAGAGCCTCACCGACGATGCCAAAATGCTCTTCGACCTTTCGCGCGAACTTTACGAGCGCTTTGCGGTTCTGGGTGACAAGGCCAACAAACTTGGCCATTCCATCACCCGCACGGTTTCGGCCTATAACGCCTTCGCTGCGTCATTGGAATCACGTGTGTTGGTCACCGCGCGTAAAATGCAGAAGATTGATTCGAGCAAGGTCATCGATCCGGTCGAGATGGTCGATTCCGACAAGACTGACGTACATGAGCTGACCGCACCCGAGCTGAATCTTGATTCGGAGGAGAAGGAATGA
- a CDS encoding orotate phosphoribosyltransferase, with protein sequence MSEAIDEVEIKAGSEDESKRQGKSQLQTLLQAAVEKKPFSELFDVSLDHRGAELIGDALLDALEKRGFALNDFDAVGALTAAAVPMVTAVMHAAHARGYELDGFVMDFVYPSIKGPSISGKRVVLLDSWLSEKSYVQTSSLVTLRNGNELSLDFSVVEHEGAQVVAIASLIGGVSGDADSSNIKVINPVSDKERNLPFIMTFDEDELRSNAATAKKAD encoded by the coding sequence ATGAGCGAGGCGATCGACGAGGTTGAGATAAAAGCCGGCAGCGAGGACGAAAGCAAGAGACAAGGCAAAAGCCAATTGCAGACGCTTTTGCAAGCAGCGGTAGAGAAGAAACCGTTCAGTGAGCTGTTTGACGTGAGCCTTGACCATCGCGGTGCGGAGCTGATTGGCGATGCCTTGCTTGACGCGCTCGAGAAGCGTGGCTTTGCGCTTAATGATTTCGATGCCGTAGGGGCGTTGACCGCCGCCGCCGTGCCGATGGTGACAGCTGTGATGCATGCCGCCCATGCCCGCGGCTATGAACTTGATGGTTTCGTGATGGATTTCGTTTACCCGTCGATCAAAGGCCCGTCGATTTCCGGCAAGCGTGTGGTGTTGCTAGACTCCTGGCTTTCTGAAAAGTCGTATGTACAGACTTCGTCGCTGGTCACCTTGCGCAATGGCAATGAGCTGAGCCTTGACTTCAGCGTCGTGGAGCATGAAGGCGCGCAAGTCGTTGCCATCGCTTCACTGATCGGTGGAGTTAGTGGTGACGCAGATTCCAGCAACATCAAGGTCATCAATCCCGTTTCCGACAAGGAACGCAATCTTCCATTCATAATGACTTTTGACGAGGATGAATTGCGCAGTAACGCAGCTACGGCAAAGAAGGCCGACTGA
- a CDS encoding TrmH family RNA methyltransferase, with the protein MREPNPITAAAQASGEPVFREIGVGPWSQTHPDEPRPDDPQSPNFDERYDPELLDSGDRRNVLDRFRYWSVAAIKADLDKQGRHDFEVAVENWTHDFNIGSMVRTANAFAARKVHIVGPHKWNRKGALMTELYQHVDHHPSIEALVASWKKEIAEEIKQAEADEAKAEFRVDKARYHRIAENAKASRIIALDIIPGAVPMETYRFPSRCLMLFGAEGPGLSQKALELADDVVYISQFGSVRSINAGAAAAVAMHCWISQHLN; encoded by the coding sequence ATGCGCGAACCCAATCCCATAACCGCAGCTGCTCAGGCTTCTGGCGAGCCGGTTTTCCGTGAAATAGGCGTCGGCCCGTGGTCGCAGACCCATCCTGATGAACCTCGTCCCGATGACCCGCAATCCCCGAATTTCGACGAACGTTATGACCCGGAATTGCTTGATAGTGGCGATCGTCGCAATGTGCTTGACAGATTCCGTTATTGGTCGGTGGCCGCCATCAAAGCAGATCTCGACAAGCAGGGCCGGCATGACTTCGAAGTGGCCGTCGAGAACTGGACGCACGATTTCAACATCGGTTCGATGGTGCGTACGGCCAACGCCTTCGCCGCCCGCAAGGTACATATCGTCGGTCCGCACAAGTGGAACCGCAAGGGCGCGCTGATGACCGAGCTCTACCAGCACGTCGACCATCACCCCTCCATCGAGGCTCTGGTGGCGAGCTGGAAGAAGGAAATCGCCGAGGAAATCAAGCAGGCCGAAGCCGATGAAGCCAAAGCCGAATTCCGTGTGGACAAAGCTCGTTACCATCGCATCGCCGAAAATGCCAAAGCCTCACGTATCATCGCGCTCGACATCATCCCAGGCGCGGTACCCATGGAAACCTATCGATTCCCGAGCCGCTGCCTGATGCTTTTCGGAGCAGAGGGCCCAGGCCTCTCCCAAAAAGCACTGGAACTGGCTGATGATGTGGTCTACATCTCCCAGTTCGGCTCGGTGCGCTCCATTAATGCCGGCGCCGCCGCCGCGGTCGCGATGCACTGCTGGATTTCCCAACATTTGAATTAG
- a CDS encoding ATP-binding cassette domain-containing protein: MNFAALDGRVTGFLGPNGAGKSTTIRVAMGLAKPNSGRVTFDGLSIAETSTPMNLVGAVLDAKSADKNQTAYSHLHTLALSNGIPARRVDEVLELTGLAAVKSKKVRTFSLGMNQRLSIAAALLGDPHNLVLDEPVNGLDPEGVKWVRDLCRTFVAQGRAVLLSSHLMSEVALAADDLVVISQGRILERSTVDDFVARHSSHSIRVAVDDVNKLSAVVASIPGMRMEAASRIPSDSRQGSIWRLYGADEATLAHAFTSAQLTVYELAEEAVSLEDAYLALTHGQGQYTPQPVAQPVAVQSPVNAFPVNQPVVNQPSVNQPPVNQPVVNRPSANLPTATSQTVTTPQPLGGFVSAGQPAPQLSNRFATTNQITVPQMSLPSRPSNPVQAAVPGSLQSMHVSFGRSVSSQMVKLAGLKSTWWLMGLIVVFMVLFALLPDMGYDTTLSLSLYATWFHVAGEIGPLSLLAGFFGVVVITGEYSSSTIDASLMAIPKRPMFIGAKALSACVYVSIATFIGCALAFPAAWMRGALLLASYGNIDVLPGSLLMALLVLIGGPVMMSCVTLIGIGIGCIARSSVGGSASELLLLTVPSLFLTFNDDTNHMYVNYTPLNAVTNFLRGPRMLMSNGKGELIPQICRILDVFHGEGTRPEEVIGSFWGNGFAVVLWAVLFFGLGMLVATKRDVK; the protein is encoded by the coding sequence GTGAATTTTGCTGCACTCGATGGCAGGGTCACTGGGTTTCTTGGTCCCAACGGCGCCGGGAAATCGACCACTATACGTGTGGCGATGGGTCTCGCAAAACCGAATTCAGGGCGCGTGACCTTTGATGGGCTATCGATTGCCGAAACGAGTACCCCGATGAATCTTGTCGGTGCGGTGTTGGACGCCAAATCGGCTGATAAGAACCAGACGGCTTACTCGCATCTGCACACGTTGGCGCTGAGCAATGGCATACCTGCTCGTCGTGTCGACGAGGTCCTCGAACTCACCGGTCTTGCAGCTGTCAAGAGCAAGAAGGTGCGCACATTTTCTTTGGGCATGAATCAGAGGCTTTCCATCGCCGCCGCTTTGCTTGGCGATCCGCATAACCTCGTGCTTGATGAGCCCGTCAACGGTCTCGACCCTGAAGGCGTGAAGTGGGTGCGTGATCTGTGCCGGACCTTTGTCGCCCAAGGGCGTGCCGTGTTGCTGAGTTCGCATCTGATGAGTGAGGTCGCGCTCGCGGCTGATGACCTGGTGGTTATCAGTCAGGGTCGTATTCTCGAGCGTTCGACGGTTGATGATTTTGTCGCACGCCACTCGTCTCATTCGATACGTGTGGCGGTAGACGATGTCAACAAGCTTTCAGCCGTGGTCGCTTCCATCCCTGGCATGCGTATGGAAGCAGCCAGTCGTATCCCCTCAGACAGCAGGCAGGGCAGTATCTGGCGGCTTTACGGTGCCGATGAAGCAACGCTGGCTCACGCGTTCACTTCAGCCCAGCTTACGGTCTATGAATTGGCGGAGGAAGCGGTTTCCTTGGAAGACGCCTATTTGGCGTTGACCCATGGGCAAGGACAATACACTCCTCAGCCGGTGGCCCAGCCCGTTGCCGTCCAGTCTCCTGTCAATGCGTTTCCGGTTAATCAGCCTGTGGTTAATCAGCCTTCCGTCAACCAGCCTCCCGTCAATCAGCCCGTGGTTAATCGTCCTTCGGCCAATCTCCCGACTGCGACCTCTCAGACTGTAACAACTCCGCAACCCTTGGGCGGCTTCGTTTCCGCCGGCCAGCCAGCCCCGCAGCTTTCAAACCGGTTTGCAACAACCAATCAGATTACTGTGCCGCAAATGTCGTTGCCGAGCCGTCCGTCGAATCCGGTCCAGGCCGCTGTGCCTGGTTCGCTGCAGTCCATGCACGTGAGTTTTGGCAGATCCGTCTCGTCGCAGATGGTGAAGCTTGCAGGCCTCAAATCCACTTGGTGGTTGATGGGCCTCATCGTTGTCTTTATGGTGCTTTTCGCATTACTGCCTGACATGGGCTACGACACGACGCTCAGCTTAAGCTTGTATGCCACATGGTTCCATGTGGCCGGTGAGATAGGCCCTCTGTCTCTTCTGGCCGGGTTCTTCGGGGTCGTTGTGATCACAGGAGAATATTCCTCATCCACCATTGACGCTTCTTTGATGGCGATTCCCAAGCGCCCCATGTTCATCGGAGCCAAGGCCTTATCGGCTTGCGTCTACGTCTCGATTGCGACGTTTATCGGATGCGCGCTCGCTTTCCCTGCGGCTTGGATGCGTGGTGCGTTGTTGCTCGCGTCATACGGTAATATCGATGTGTTGCCCGGTAGCCTGCTAATGGCTTTGCTTGTGTTGATCGGTGGTCCGGTGATGATGTCGTGTGTGACGCTTATTGGCATCGGGATAGGTTGTATCGCACGGTCTTCGGTAGGCGGTTCCGCCAGTGAATTGCTGTTGCTCACAGTGCCGTCATTGTTCCTTACTTTCAACGACGATACCAATCATATGTATGTAAACTATACGCCTTTGAACGCAGTGACTAATTTCCTTCGCGGGCCTCGTATGCTGATGTCAAACGGCAAAGGCGAACTCATTCCACAGATATGCAGGATACTGGACGTTTTCCACGGTGAGGGAACAAGGCCGGAAGAGGTAATCGGCTCTTTTTGGGGCAATGGTTTCGCCGTCGTTCTCTGGGCGGTTCTGTTTTTCGGATTGGGCATGCTTGTGGCGACCAAACGCGATGTGAAGTAG
- the gatC gene encoding Asp-tRNA(Asn)/Glu-tRNA(Gln) amidotransferase subunit GatC, whose translation MPTFTRETVEHLGHLAQIALTDEEATRMQGELNVIADSINKVQEVASDDVEPTANPVPLEAYLRPDVPEKPLTREEALSGAPATEDGMFVAPRILGGDE comes from the coding sequence ATGCCTACTTTCACAAGAGAAACAGTCGAGCATCTGGGTCATCTCGCCCAGATCGCGCTCACCGACGAGGAAGCGACCCGCATGCAAGGCGAGTTGAATGTCATCGCCGATTCCATCAACAAGGTGCAGGAAGTCGCGTCCGACGACGTCGAACCCACTGCCAACCCGGTCCCGCTTGAGGCGTATTTGCGCCCCGATGTCCCCGAAAAGCCGCTGACCCGCGAGGAAGCGCTTTCCGGTGCCCCCGCCACGGAAGACGGCATGTTCGTGGCACCGCGAATCCTTGGAGGTGACGAGTGA
- the gatA gene encoding Asp-tRNA(Asn)/Glu-tRNA(Gln) amidotransferase subunit GatA — protein MSAANENELVKLTAAQMAEKIRNKEVSSRELVDAELNVIDAAEPELHAFLHVSADEARAQADEFDKKNAAGETEGLPELAGVPIAIKDMIVTKGIPTTAASKILEGWVPPYDATVIKKLKAAGMPLLGKTNLDEFAQGSSTEHSAYGPTHNPWDTERVPGGSGGGSASAVAAFEAPLALGTDTGGSIRQPGSLTGTVGVKPTYGGVSRFGAIAMASSLDQIGPVSRNVLDSALLQEVIGGHDVRDSTSIPMDVPPIAKAAREGYKRDLKGVRVGLVKQLSGDGYQPGVEARFNEAVKLLQDMGAEVVEVDCPHFDYALAAYYIIMPSEVSSNLARYDGMRYGLRVMPPEGVPQTAANMMAYTREAGFGDEVKRRIILGIYALSAGYYDAWYGSAQKVRTLIIDDFNKAFEKADVLVAPTSPTTAFKFGEKMNDPLTMYMSDVATIPANMAGTPAMSIPAGLSDDGLPVGFQFMAPQKHDEQMYKPAAALEAALEEQWGGPIWQSLKTPWLGNAK, from the coding sequence ATGAGTGCAGCAAACGAAAACGAACTGGTCAAGCTGACCGCCGCGCAGATGGCGGAGAAGATTCGCAACAAGGAAGTCTCCAGCCGCGAGCTGGTCGACGCCGAACTTAACGTCATCGACGCCGCCGAACCGGAGCTGCACGCTTTCCTTCACGTTTCCGCCGACGAGGCTCGCGCCCAGGCCGACGAATTCGACAAGAAGAACGCCGCGGGCGAGACTGAAGGCCTGCCGGAACTTGCCGGTGTGCCGATCGCCATCAAGGACATGATCGTCACCAAGGGCATCCCCACGACTGCCGCTTCGAAGATTCTCGAGGGCTGGGTTCCACCCTACGACGCCACGGTCATCAAGAAGCTCAAGGCCGCCGGCATGCCGTTGCTCGGCAAGACCAACCTCGATGAGTTCGCACAGGGTTCCTCCACGGAGCATTCCGCGTACGGTCCGACCCACAATCCTTGGGACACCGAGCGCGTTCCCGGTGGTTCCGGCGGTGGTTCTGCTTCCGCGGTCGCCGCGTTCGAAGCCCCGCTTGCTCTCGGTACCGATACCGGTGGCTCGATTCGTCAGCCCGGTTCGCTGACCGGTACGGTCGGTGTCAAGCCGACGTATGGCGGCGTCTCCCGTTTCGGCGCGATCGCCATGGCGAGCTCGCTCGACCAGATCGGCCCCGTCTCCCGCAACGTGCTTGATTCCGCGCTGCTGCAGGAAGTCATCGGCGGCCACGACGTGCGTGATTCCACGTCCATCCCGATGGATGTGCCTCCGATTGCCAAGGCTGCGCGTGAAGGTTACAAGCGCGACCTCAAGGGCGTGCGCGTCGGTCTGGTCAAGCAACTGAGCGGCGACGGCTATCAGCCCGGCGTCGAGGCTCGCTTCAACGAAGCGGTCAAGCTCTTGCAGGACATGGGCGCCGAAGTAGTCGAGGTCGATTGCCCCCACTTTGATTACGCGCTCGCGGCCTACTACATCATCATGCCCTCCGAGGTCAGCTCCAACCTGGCCCGTTACGATGGTATGCGTTACGGCCTGCGCGTCATGCCGCCCGAAGGCGTGCCGCAGACCGCCGCCAACATGATGGCCTACACCCGCGAAGCCGGTTTCGGCGACGAGGTCAAGCGCCGTATCATCCTCGGCATCTATGCGCTTTCCGCCGGTTACTACGATGCGTGGTACGGCTCGGCGCAGAAGGTTCGCACGCTGATTATCGACGACTTCAACAAGGCGTTCGAGAAGGCCGACGTGCTGGTCGCCCCGACCTCTCCAACCACCGCGTTCAAGTTCGGCGAGAAGATGAACGACCCGCTGACCATGTATATGAGCGATGTCGCCACGATTCCGGCGAACATGGCCGGAACCCCCGCGATGAGCATTCCCGCCGGACTTTCGGACGACGGCCTGCCGGTCGGCTTCCAGTTCATGGCCCCGCAGAAGCACGACGAGCAGATGTACAAGCCCGCAGCCGCGCTCGAAGCGGCACTCGAGGAACAGTGGGGCGGCCCGATCTGGCAGTCCCTCAAGACCCCGTGGCTCGGGAACGCAAAGTAA